The segment CCCTGAAACGCCCAGAGTTCTTTGCGCAGGCGGTAGTCGAGCTCGCGCGCCCACTTGCGACGCAGGAATTCGACCACATCGGCGCGGCCGTTCACGAAGTCGGTGCGGTTGCGCCACTCGGTATCAACCGTGTAGGCGAGCGACACGCGCTCGGGATCGCGACTATTCCAAGCATCTTCGGCGGCCTTGATTTTTTTCAGGGCGGTTTCTTCGGTGAACGGCGGGAGTGGGGGGCGGGTGGTCATGTGATTGGTTTTAACTTGTTGGTTGGGATTTCAGTTGGGCTTCGAGTTCGGCGATGCGAGCGCGCAGCGGGGCGACGGCTTCGGCGACTTCTTCAGCGGTGTAACGGGGCGTGATGTATTTCGGGCAGTTCCAATCGAAGGAAACAACGTCGATGAGGTAAACGCGTTCGACGAGGCGGCGGTCGGCGGGTTCGGCAAATGACTCAACGAGCTCCGGTTGTTCGCGGGCGTCGACCACGCGGGCATGGCCAAGGATTTTCAGCCGTGTGCGCTGCGGGTAATCCATCAAAAAAAGCGACACGCGGTCGGTCTTGGAGAGGTTACCCGTCGAGAGCATCTGCCGGTTGCCCTTGTAGTCGGCGAAGGCGAGCGAGGTCGGGCTGACCACGCGCAAAAAGCCGCGCCGTCCTCCCCGATGCTGAATATAGGGCCAACCGTTCTCACTCACGGTGGCCATGTAAAAACTGTCGCGCGCCGCAATGAAGTTGCGCTCGTCTTCGCCCAAGGGATCGGTCGTCGGCACACCGTTGGTCGCCATCGCGCGGCCAAAGTAGTGCGCCTGGGCCTGAGCGACGGCGGGCGTGACGAGGGTATCGAGATAGCCTTGAGCCATGTGATAAGAGGAGGGCTTGTTTTTTTAGAAAATCAACGTCTGCCAACCCGCGGCCAGGTAGCCGTGGATATCAGAAAGCCCCGGCGTGCCGGGCAGCGCGTTGGACTTGAGCAGCGGCAGGCCGCACGCCTCGACGTCCTTGGTGGCACCAAAAACCGCGGCACAGCCGCACGAGGCGCCTTTGACGACTTCGCGCACGGCGTTGTAGACGCCATTGGCGGGATGCGAGACCTTGCTCAGCTCGGCGGGCCAACGGGTGCCGGCACCGTTAAAAACGACTTCGACTTCGTCGCCGGCTTGCAGCCCGGCGTGGGCTAGGGCGAGCGCGTTGAACACGCGGCCGAGGGCTTCTTCAGAACCGGACTTGGGATCGGACAGGATGATGATGGCGAGTTTCATGATGGATTTTTCAGGTTGGTTTTGGGCGGCGCGTTGACCGACGAGGTCGAGCGACAGTCACGACAAGACAGACCTGTCTATCCATGCGCAAGCACAAAATATACAGACCTGTCTATTTTCTTGCGATTACCTCTGGATTCGTGAGGTTAACGCCATGTCTGCCACCGCTCAAAGTTCCCCCAAACGCGATCACCTCATGGCCACAGCGTGGCGGTTGTTTTACCGCGACGGACTGCGTGCGGTGGGTATCGACACGATTTTAGCCGAGGCCGGCGTGGCCAAGATGACGCTCTATAACCACTTCGCCTCCAAAGAGGAGCTGATCATCGCCATTTTGGAAAAACGCGATTTGGAGTTCCGCACGTCGCTCATGGACAAAGTTGAAGCCGCCGGCCCAGACGCTGAAGCGCGGCTGCTCGCGGTCTTTGAGTGGCTTGAAGGCTGGTTTGGCAGCGAAAGTTTCAAGGGCTGCGTGTTTATCCGCGCCGTGAGCGAATACCCTGAGCCCACGCACCCGATTCACCAAACCGCCTGGCGCCATAAAATCGCGGTAAAAGCCGCGCTCACCGAGCTCTGCGAGGCCGCCGGTGCCAAGGACGCCGCAGCGTTGGCCGAGACACTTAGTTTCCTCATCGACGGGGCGATCCTGACGGCACACGCCACGCAAACCACCACGCCAGCGCGTTCGGCGCGCGCCACGGCAGCGCAGTTACTCAAACTCTCGACGGGCTAGAAATGGGCTGAATACCACCGCCGATTCATTGAACAGCTAAACACCTGAATACTAACAAAGGAGCGGAATAAGCGGGACAAGCCCTAGGAAATCATTTTGGCTGGGTGAATGATGCCGGCCGAAACGAACCCGTCGAACCCCCAAGGGGAGGTGATTTCGCTGCGCCACTTGCAGGTGCAGGTGCTAGACAGCCCCGAGTTAAACGCCCGAGCGCAGGGGCTGCTTGAGGAGCATCACTATCTGGGCGCGGTGAAACCGGTGGGCGAGCGGCTGCTGTACGCGGTGAGCGATGCGCAGGGCACCTGGGTGGCGGTGCTGGTGTTTGCGGCGGCGGCGCTGCACCTGCGCGGCCGGGAGGCGTGGATTGGCTGGAGTGGCGAACAGCGCCGACGCCGATTGGCGCTGGTGGTCAACAACGTGCGGTTCCTGCTGCTGCCCAAGCCGGCGGTGCCCAACTTGGGCTCGGCGGTTTTGAGCCGGGTGCTCGGCCGGCTCAGTGCCGACTGGCAGTCGCGTTACGAGCACCCCGTGCTCGTCGTGGAAACCTTCGTCGACCCCGAGCGTTTTACGGGAAGTGTATACAAGGCATCCGGGTGGACCGAGTTGGGCCTGACCAAGGGCAACACGCGTAAGTCGCGCGATTACTACGAGCACCACGCCAAGCCCAAGCGCTTGTTTGTGCGCGAGCTGGAGCCCCGGGCCCGGAGAGCTCTTCAGGCAGGGCAGATCAAACCCTCGCTGGCTGCGGTGGAGGCGAAAGTTCCGGTGCGAAGTACCCTGAAGGCCCCCGATTTAATCAGCCTGGCGGAGGCCTTCCGGCAAGTGCCTGAATACCGCGCCTACATCGGGGCCTATCCCTTGCACGCGCTGCTGGCGATCACGGCGGCGGCCTATCTGGCCGGAGCACCCCGCGGCCAACGTGACCTGGCCGCTTTCGCCCGCCGGCTCTCCCCGGTCCAACGCCAAGCCCTCGGGGTGATCCGCCGCCGCGGCAAATACGGCGCTCCCAGCCAGCCCACCTTTAGTCGGCTGTTCGCCCGCGTTCAGGCCTCGCGCATCGAGGAGGTTTTACTCGCCCACCAACGTCAGGTGCGAGGCGAGCCCCCCGACAGCGAGATCGTGGTCATCGACGGCAAAGTCCCCAAGCACAGCGGCGGACAAAACGTCGTGACCGCGGTTACCTCGCCGAGCTTGTTTTATCTCGGCAGCGAGGTCGTCGCCGAAAAAAGTAACGAGATTCCCGCCGCCCGCGCCCTGTGTGAGAGACTCGATTTGGTCGATAAACTCGTGAGCCTTGATGCCCTGCATACCCAGGCGGACACCGCGCGGGCGATCGTACTGGAGCATGGCGGCGACTACCTGTTCACCGTCAAAGGCAATCAGCCCGGCTTGCAGAAAATCGTAGCAGCGCAAGTGCCCGATCCGGGCGCCCCTTTTTTGACCCGTTAAAAGATCCCGCTGCCGAGCAACGTACCACCCAGGAAAAGAAGCACCCCGTGACGCGCACCCTGGTGGCGCGCGAGTTGAGCGCGGAAAGCGCCTGCTTCCCCCTGGTGGCGCAAGCCGCGAGAATCTGCCGAAAACGCCACGGCAAGCCCACCGAGACCGTGGCGCTGATCACCAGTCGCCCCGCCGCCGAGTTGACTCCCGCCCAATGGCTGGAGGTCAATATTGCGCACTGGGGAATCGAAACCGGTTTGCATGCCCGCCTCGACGCCTCGCGCCAGGATGATCGCTGCCGATTACGCCGCCCGAACGCTGTGCGCATCCACGGCATGTTCAACCGCTGGGCCAACAGCCTGTTCATGCACTGGCGCGGTCAACGAACTAAAAAACGCCACCTTTATACCTCCGACTTTATCGCCCACATGTCCGAAAATCATGACCGTCGCGCGCTCCGCGCACTTACCTCGGTAAACTTCCCGCTATGAATCGGCGCTGGCTGAATACCCAGTATCAGGATGCGGCGTTGACTGATGGAGCGCCCGCGGTTTGGGTGTGCGGTTTTATGCTTACGATCGCTGACGTCTCTAAGTCCTACGGTACCCGCGAACTCTTTTCTGACGTCTCGCTGTTCATTGCGCGCACTGACCGCCTCGGCCTGATCGGCCCCAACGGCGCGGGCAAATCCACCCTGTTCGGCCTGATCCTCGGTGAGGAAAAGCCCGACACCGGCACCATCGAATGGGAGCGCGGCGCCGACTTCGGCTACCTGCCGCAGGAAAGCGCACCTGCCGGCGACGAGACCATTCTGCACATCGCCACCAGCGGTAAAAAGCTCGAACCCACCGATGACGACTACGACATCGATTACACCCTAGAGCCGCGCGCCCGTAAAATCCTCGACGGTCTCGGCTTCAAGACCGACGACGCCGACAAGTTGGCCAAAACTTTCTCCGGCGGCTGGGTCATGCGCGCCCACCTCGCCCGCCTTCTCGTAGCCGAGCCCGCGCTGTTGCTGCTCGACGAGCCGACGAACCATCTCGATTTGGAAGCCCTGCTCTGGTTCCAGGATTACCTGACGCGTTACCCGGGCGGCCTGGTGGTGATCTCGCACGATCGCGCCTTCCTCAACGCCCTGTGCACCGGCATGCTCGAACTGCGCGCCGGCACGCTGCATTATTACCACGGTAACTACGATAATTTCCTCACCGAAAAAGAGGCCCGTAAGCACCAGCAAGCCGCCGCCTTTAAGAACCAGCAGCGCGAAATCGCCCACTTGCAGGTGTTCGTCGACCGCTTCGGTGCCAAGGCCTCGATGGCCTCGCGCGCCAAGTCCAAGGAGAAACAAATCGAGCGCCTCAAGGAGGTCGCCGTCGAGGAGCCGACCGAGGAGCTGCGCAAGATGAACTTCAAATTCCCGCAGCCGCCGCGCTCGGGCCTCAAGGTCGTCGATCTCAAGCACGTCCGCCAAGCCTACGGTGAAAACGTGATCTACAAGGACCTTAACTTCACGGCTGAGCGCGGTCAGGGCATCGTGCTCATCGGGCCTAACGGCGCCGGTAAATCCACGCTCCTCAAAATCCTCGCTGGTGTGATCCCGATTCAGGGCGGCGAGCGCGAGCTGGGCAGTAACGTGGTACCGGGTTACTTCGCTCAGAACCGTCTCGATAACTTGAATCCCGACGCGACGGTTTTCGAGAACGTGATGGAGCTGCGCACCAACGAAAACCAGCTCACCGAGCAGCAGGCCCGCGCGATCCTGGGCGCCTTCCTGTTCCGCAAGGACGACGTGCACAAGCCGGTTTCGGTACTCTCCGGCGGCGAGAAAACCCGTTTGGCGCTGGCCCGCATTTTGGTTAAACCGCCGAACTTGCTGCTCATGGACGAGCCGACGACGCACTTGGACATCCAGTCCATCGACGCGCTGGTGCACGCGCTGAAGAGCTACGAAGGCACGCTGATCTTCATCTCGCACGACGTGCATTTCATCAAGGCCCTCGCCAAGAACGTGCTGCATGTGCACAGCGGCCGTCTGACGAACTACGCCGGCGACTACGATTATTACCTGGAGAAATCCAAGTTGAGCGACGCCCGCGCCGCGATCACCGCCGGTTTCACTGACGGCCGCCCCAAGCAGGCCGAGGTCAAGAAAGCCGCCCCCGTCGCCGCTGTCCCGGCCAAGCCCAAAGCCAGCCCGAGCGAGATCCGTAAATTTAGGGAGAGTGTGGGAGTGTTGGAAAAGAAGGTCGTCGAATTGGAGTCCAAGCAGGCGGAGATCACCGCCGCGCTGGAGGCGCCCGAGACGTATGCCGACAAGGGCAAATTCCAGCACCTCAACCGCGAGTTAACCGCCATGACCGATCAGGTTACCGCCGCGACCGAGGCGTGGGAAAAAGCCGTCTCGCAGCTCACCGAGATGGAGAAGGCATAAGGCCGCGCGTGGCGGTACCGGAGGGACGACCTCCGTGTCGTCCGTGTCGAAAGTAGCGCAGACTTCCAGTCTGCTTCGGGTATTCGCAAAGTGGATTTAGTCCGCTGCGGCGGGAGCAGACTGGAAGTCTGCGCTACTTTTTCAGCACCGACCACACGGAGGTTGTCCCTCCCTCGGGCCAAAAAGCTCACGAAAACGCCCGCCCTCAGTCTAGGGCGGGCGTTGGTGTTTTGGGGGTGATTAAACTGATCCGCCTTTGCCGCAGACCGGGTCTTCCTCAGAGCAAATCAGCGGCGAGCTCGGCCAACTTGGAGCGTTCGCCCTTGGTCAGTTTCACGTGGGCGGAGAGTGCGTGGCCCTTCATGCGGTTGTGGCAATAAACCAGGCCGTTGCTGCGCGAGTCGACGTACGGGTTGTCGATCTGCGCAGGGTCGCCGATCAAGACGATCTTCGAGCCCTCGGAGATGCGCGTGATCACCGTTTTCACCTCGTGCGGGGTGAGCTGCTGGGCTTCGTCCAAAATGAAGAAGCGGCGGGCGATGGAACGGCCGCGGATGAAGCACAGTGCCTCAACCTCAAGCAGGCCGCTCTTCATCAAACGCTCGTAGGGCTTCATCGGTGCGGCTGGCCCGTGATGCCCGCCACCACCGCCGCCGCCATTGGGATGGCTGTCGGCAACGGATTCCTGGCGCGATGCCTCGAGGGCGCTGGGCTGCTTCTTTTGCTGCTTTTTGGACACCTTCTTGGCGGCAAACTGCGGATCCTTGGCCGGCTTCGAGGGCATGAGCACCTCAAGCGCGTCAAAGTAAGGCTGCAGCCACGGCTTCATCTTTTCCTCCAAGGTGCCGGGAAGGAAACCGATGTCCTTGCCCAACGCGATGACGGGCCGGGAGATGGACAAGCCGTCGTAAAGCGAGCGGTCGTCGTGGGTCTGGTGCAGGGCGCAACCGATGGAGAGCAGCGTTTTGCCCGTACCGGCCTTGCCGAAGCAGGTGATCAGCGCGATCGAGTCGTCGAGCAACGCGTCCATGAAGAACTGCTGCTCAAGATTGCGCGCGCGAATCGCGATGCCGCCGGGGGCCTTGATGCTGTCGGGAATGCGCAGGCGCTTGACCACGCCCTCGCCGTAATAGCGCGCCGGCATCGTCTTGCCCTCGTCGGAGCGGAGCAGCACGTACTCGTTAAGATAGAGCGCTTGGGCATCGGCCTCGGCCAAGGTGAATTCACCTTCGGAGCAGAAGCGCTGTATTTCGTAAATGGTGACAGGGATCTCGCGGTAGGCGTCCTCGTCGACGGCCTCGGGAACTTTATCGTTGAGGTAATCCTGGGATTCCAAGCCGACGGCGCGGGCCTTGAGTGCAACGTTAACGTCCTTGGTGACCAGGATGGTGGGCGGCGGGTAGCTCTCCTGAACGAAGAGGGCGGCGGCGATGATGCGGTTATCCTTTTTGGAGAAGTCGGCGAGGACGGCGCGCAGCTTTTGCATGAGCGGGGCGTCGCGCAGGGCGGGGTCCGCCATGTAGGGATTGATGATGACGGAGAGCGTGCCGCCGGTGGCCAGTTTCACGCCCTCGTGCATGGAGCGCGAGTCGGGCAACAGCTCCGAGAGGATGCGGTGGACGCGGCGGGCGTTGCGGCCGCGCTCGGTGGACTGCTCGGTTTTGATGGCGTCGAGCTCTTCCAAAACCTCGACCGGAATGGCGAGGTTGTTGTCCTCGAATTTGAAAATCGACTGCGGGTCGTGGAGGAGGACGTTGGTGTCTAGGACAAAGGTCTTCGCTTTGGCGGAAACCTGAAGTTTAAGTTTAGGAGGGGTAATTCCACTTAGTTTTTCCATTATGTTATGTGCATAACCTGCGATGCGGTTGATCGCAAGCTGTGGGATTGGGCTGAGCAGGACCTGAGCCAGAGCATTTTTCAGTTAACGGCCGGTGTTTATAGGCCTGAAACCGCGCCGGTTTCCAGCCTGCATTTTGAGTTAAGTGGCGATGGCCACGCAGCCTGCATGGGCCGAAAAAGTAGCGCAGACTTCCAGTCTGCCCTGGGGCCGAAAAGTGGCGAAGGCTTCCAGTCTGCCGTTGTGACCTGAGCAGACTGGAAGTCTGCGCTACTTTGAAGCCTACTAGGCGTAGGGGCGCCAAGGGGCCTCGTTGTCGGCCTTTAACCGGGGCCCACAACCGCAGCAGGTATTCGGCGAGGTTGCGCAGGCTGGTTCGGCGCAGTCCCTCGCGCTGGGCGGCCTCGCGAAACGGCGAAGCCACCGCCGAGCGTTCCTCAAAATACCGCCACAATTCGGCCTCCAACTCCAAGGCGGCGGCATGCGGATCGCGGGCGCGCGCCGACACCGCGCAGACCTTGTCGTGCCAGTGGCGTTTTTCGTCGGGCTGGGCTTGCAGGTAATCGAACACCATCTGCTCGGTGCGGTTCAGGCTCATGGAGGCCAAAACCGTGCGCAGCCCCGGAGGAAAAACAACCGCAAAGGGCAAGGGCCGAGGGCCGAGGGCCAAGGACCAATGACCAATGACCAAGGACCAATGACCAATTCCTTGCAGGGCTCAACTTCTACGCGCCACCCAACGAGCCCCCCCCCGGGCTGGATCGTGGGTGCAAAGATTGAACATTGGTCCTTGGTCATTGAACATTGGTCATTGGTCATTGGTGCCTGCCCCCCGCCGCCGCCATTGCTTTTAACCGCATCCGCGCTACCTTCCGCCACCCAACCCAATCCTCCCATGTGGCCAAAACTTAAGGAACAACTCCCGTTACTCGCCCTCATCGCCCTGCTCATCCTCGGCGCCGCCTTCTACGCCAGCTCCCGCGTCGCCGCCCTCCAGACCGCCCAGCAGCAGGAAATCGCCAGCCTCCGCCTCCAGCACGCCACCGAGCTGCAGGCCTCCGCCGAACAGACCCGCCGCCAGATCGACGCCGTCAACACCCTGCTCAAGGACGCCATCGAGAAACGCTCCGCCGACGCCTTCATGAACGACGCCGAGTTCGCCAAGGCCAATGAGGCCAAGGTCAACCAGCTCGCCGAGGCCATCGCCCAAAAAATCCAGCCGTTCAACGCCCTGCCGAAAACCCCCGAAGAGGCCGAACGCGCGCAAAACGAGCAGGTCGACAAGGTCTCCGCCCGCCTCTCCGACCGCATCCAGCCCATCCTCGCCGACATCGCCAAGGACCAGAACCTCACCCGCGAATCGCTCTCCGGTTACAGCCAGAAAATCTCCGACCAGGTCGGCATCGTGCTCACCGCCGAGATGGCCAAAAACCAGGTGCTCAACAACAACGTTGCCGAGACCCAGGCGATCGCCCGCGAGTCGCTCGCCCTTACCCACGAACTCACGGCGCTTTACCTGAGCTCGCTCAAGGACCAGGGCGTGATCGCCCGCCTCTTCGCCCTGCCCGCTAACATCATCCGCGACGCCTCCCAGTTCAGCATCCTCAGCAGCACTGAGCGCAAGAAAATGGAAGGCGACCTCGTTGCCAAAATGGCCGCTATCCAGAAGCGCCTCGACGACCAGCTCGCCGCCGCCCCGAAAAAATAAGCGACCCTTACGCCTCGCCCTGCGAATCGCCACGCCTCACCCGCGTGGCTTTTTTTCGTCCGCTTGCCACCCGCGCCGCCCTCCCGTTGCCTCCGCTTCATCGCCCCCTATTCAACATGAACCGCCGTCTGTTCACCCTCGCCGCCGCGCTCACCCTCCTCCTCGTCCCCGCCTGCAAACGCGCCGACAACCGCGTCACCACCGGCGACCGCACCCAAACCCTGCACCTCGGCAACCTCGCCGAGCCCTCCGACCTCGATCCGCAGCTCATCACCCAAATTACCGACGCCCAAATCGTGCTCGGGCTGATGGAAGGGTTAACCGCCATGGATCCGACCGACGCCCATCCCGTCCCGGCGGTCGCGACTCACTGGGAAACCTCCGCCGACCAACTCACCTGGACCTTTCACCTGCGCGCCGACGCCCGCTGGTCGAACGCCGAGCCGGTCACCGCCCACGATTTCGCCTACGCCTACCAGCGCATTCTCTCGCCCGGTCTCGGCTCCGAATACGCCTCGCTCCTGCACTGCCTGCGCGGTGCCGCCGATTTCAACTCGGGTAAGCTCTCTGATTTCGCCCAAGTCGGTGTG is part of the Opitutus sp. genome and harbors:
- a CDS encoding nuclear transport factor 2 family protein, which produces MTTRPPLPPFTEETALKKIKAAEDAWNSRDPERVSLAYTVDTEWRNRTDFVNGRADVVEFLRRKWARELDYRLRKELWAFQGNRIAVRFEYEFHDAEGQWWRAYGNENWEFDEHGFMRRRFASINDLKITEAERKLRWDRPTPAR
- a CDS encoding pyridoxamine 5'-phosphate oxidase family protein codes for the protein MAQGYLDTLVTPAVAQAQAHYFGRAMATNGVPTTDPLGEDERNFIAARDSFYMATVSENGWPYIQHRGGRRGFLRVVSPTSLAFADYKGNRQMLSTGNLSKTDRVSLFLMDYPQRTRLKILGHARVVDAREQPELVESFAEPADRRLVERVYLIDVVSFDWNCPKYITPRYTAEEVAEAVAPLRARIAELEAQLKSQPTS
- a CDS encoding DsrE family protein → MKLAIIILSDPKSGSEEALGRVFNALALAHAGLQAGDEVEVVFNGAGTRWPAELSKVSHPANGVYNAVREVVKGASCGCAAVFGATKDVEACGLPLLKSNALPGTPGLSDIHGYLAAGWQTLIF
- a CDS encoding TetR/AcrR family transcriptional regulator, with amino-acid sequence MSATAQSSPKRDHLMATAWRLFYRDGLRAVGIDTILAEAGVAKMTLYNHFASKEELIIAILEKRDLEFRTSLMDKVEAAGPDAEARLLAVFEWLEGWFGSESFKGCVFIRAVSEYPEPTHPIHQTAWRHKIAVKAALTELCEAAGAKDAAALAETLSFLIDGAILTAHATQTTTPARSARATAAQLLKLSTG
- a CDS encoding ISAs1 family transposase, which produces MMPAETNPSNPQGEVISLRHLQVQVLDSPELNARAQGLLEEHHYLGAVKPVGERLLYAVSDAQGTWVAVLVFAAAALHLRGREAWIGWSGEQRRRRLALVVNNVRFLLLPKPAVPNLGSAVLSRVLGRLSADWQSRYEHPVLVVETFVDPERFTGSVYKASGWTELGLTKGNTRKSRDYYEHHAKPKRLFVRELEPRARRALQAGQIKPSLAAVEAKVPVRSTLKAPDLISLAEAFRQVPEYRAYIGAYPLHALLAITAAAYLAGAPRGQRDLAAFARRLSPVQRQALGVIRRRGKYGAPSQPTFSRLFARVQASRIEEVLLAHQRQVRGEPPDSEIVVIDGKVPKHSGGQNVVTAVTSPSLFYLGSEVVAEKSNEIPAARALCERLDLVDKLVSLDALHTQADTARAIVLEHGGDYLFTVKGNQPGLQKIVAAQVPDPGAPFLTR
- a CDS encoding ABC-F family ATP-binding cassette domain-containing protein, whose amino-acid sequence is MLTIADVSKSYGTRELFSDVSLFIARTDRLGLIGPNGAGKSTLFGLILGEEKPDTGTIEWERGADFGYLPQESAPAGDETILHIATSGKKLEPTDDDYDIDYTLEPRARKILDGLGFKTDDADKLAKTFSGGWVMRAHLARLLVAEPALLLLDEPTNHLDLEALLWFQDYLTRYPGGLVVISHDRAFLNALCTGMLELRAGTLHYYHGNYDNFLTEKEARKHQQAAAFKNQQREIAHLQVFVDRFGAKASMASRAKSKEKQIERLKEVAVEEPTEELRKMNFKFPQPPRSGLKVVDLKHVRQAYGENVIYKDLNFTAERGQGIVLIGPNGAGKSTLLKILAGVIPIQGGERELGSNVVPGYFAQNRLDNLNPDATVFENVMELRTNENQLTEQQARAILGAFLFRKDDVHKPVSVLSGGEKTRLALARILVKPPNLLLMDEPTTHLDIQSIDALVHALKSYEGTLIFISHDVHFIKALAKNVLHVHSGRLTNYAGDYDYYLEKSKLSDARAAITAGFTDGRPKQAEVKKAAPVAAVPAKPKASPSEIRKFRESVGVLEKKVVELESKQAEITAALEAPETYADKGKFQHLNRELTAMTDQVTAATEAWEKAVSQLTEMEKA
- a CDS encoding PhoH family protein, which gives rise to MEKLSGITPPKLKLQVSAKAKTFVLDTNVLLHDPQSIFKFEDNNLAIPVEVLEELDAIKTEQSTERGRNARRVHRILSELLPDSRSMHEGVKLATGGTLSVIINPYMADPALRDAPLMQKLRAVLADFSKKDNRIIAAALFVQESYPPPTILVTKDVNVALKARAVGLESQDYLNDKVPEAVDEDAYREIPVTIYEIQRFCSEGEFTLAEADAQALYLNEYVLLRSDEGKTMPARYYGEGVVKRLRIPDSIKAPGGIAIRARNLEQQFFMDALLDDSIALITCFGKAGTGKTLLSIGCALHQTHDDRSLYDGLSISRPVIALGKDIGFLPGTLEEKMKPWLQPYFDALEVLMPSKPAKDPQFAAKKVSKKQQKKQPSALEASRQESVADSHPNGGGGGGGHHGPAAPMKPYERLMKSGLLEVEALCFIRGRSIARRFFILDEAQQLTPHEVKTVITRISEGSKIVLIGDPAQIDNPYVDSRSNGLVYCHNRMKGHALSAHVKLTKGERSKLAELAADLL